CCGTGGGCCAGCCCGATCTTCTCCATCGTCCAGATGACGTACCAGCCGACATCCACTTGCCACCATTTCAGGCCGAGACGGGCCGAATTGGCGTACCGGTGGTGATTCCCGTGCCAGTTTTCGCCCCAGGCCGAAAGTTGCAGCGGGCCAAGCCACCAGAGATTCTTGGCGGTTTCGCCCCGCTCGTCGGCTTCGCCCATGTGGGTGATGCTATTGACGAAGCACTGAAGGTGTAATGAGTAGACCAGACGAATCGCACCCACCCAGAAAAACGCTTTCCATCCGAATGCGAGCCCGCCAACCATTGCGAGCCCGACGATGATCGTCTCCGCACGCTCCCAGAAATTGTATTCCGGCTTGTTGAGGTCGGGCGCCCATCGCTTCATGTCCGCCGGAGAGGTCTGATAGAGCCACCGCAGATGCGCCCACCAGAACCCGCCGTGCGTGGGGCTCGAAACGTCGTCCATCGAATCGGCCTTCGCGTGGTGCAGACGGTGATTTGCCGCCCAATGCGCGGGCGAGCCGGAGCCGTTGAAGACAGTCCAGAAGATGAAAAAATGCTCGACTCCCTTATTGAGCTTGAGAGTGCGGTGCGCCAGATAACGATGATTGCAGACCGTCGTGCCCAGGCCTCCAAGCAGATTGAACGCAAGCGCCGTCAGGAATATCGGAATGCTCGGAATTGGATAGAGAATGAGTCCGACGACGGCTAAAACGTGTATTGCGGCGAGGTAGAATAGAACGCCCTCTTTTCCTCTCACTGGCTTCCAAAAGGGCATCTCCCAGGGACGGGACTGGACTTGCGCATTGTTGTTCATGAGCCTCCGAATGTCGATTCAACGGGCAAGATACGAATAGGGCAGCGTAGCAGGAGATTCAAAGCGTCATTGTAATAGTTATGTAACGAGTGCGATTGCGGGCTGCCGTCTTCGTGGCCATGCAGCCGGCCGTAAGCTACCCTATGGTTCATGTAGTTATGACCGGGAATCATCGCGGCATCGCGCCCGGACTTTCGGTTATACTTTTGGTATGAAAACGGCTATATCGATCGGCGACGATGTTTTTCAAAGGGCGGAGCGTTATGCGCGCCGGGAGAAAAAATCCAGAAGTGAATTGTATGCTGAGGCGATCGCTGAATACCTGGCTCGTCACGATGCCGATGCTGTCACAGAGGCCATGAACAAGACGATCGAAGAAGTCGGAAAATCGATTGATCCATTTGTTCGGGAGGCCACCCGCCGAACGCTAAAACGGATAGAGTGGTAAAGGTCTCCCAAGGTGATGTTTGGTGGGCCGGCCTGCGGAAGCCGGCCGGCTCCGGACCCGGTCTCAAGCATCCGGTCATTGTTGTTCAAGGCGACTCCATTAACCGCAGCAACATTGCGACAGTTATCTGTGTCCCTCTCACCAGCAATTTGGCATGGGCAAGCGCTCCTGGAAACGTTTTCTTGAAAAGCCGGTTTACTGGACTGCCGAAGGATTCCGTTGCCAATGTCTCCCAGCTCATATCTGTAGACCGCGCTCTATTAACGGAGCGCACCGGTAACCTTCCGAAAACCAAACTTGAACTCATCCTATCGGGCATTGATATCATCCTCGGCGGCTAGCGGAGCCGGGCCCCTCTTGGCGACTGCCATGGAAGACGCGGTGCACAACCACGGCCGAGGCTGTGAAAATGAATGTGGCGAGCAGTCCGCCTTCGGGGCCGTAATTCCCGCCAAGAAGAACGGTGCTCCCGGCCACGTTCGTCGTCCACAGCGAAGCGATGCCGAGGCCGGATAAGGCGAAGCCCAGAACAAACCCCAGGCCCACGTTCCAGCCGACATGAATGGCATAGGATGTCCACAGTGAGCGCGAACGGACATAAGCAAGAGACAACAGAACTCCGGCGATAACCGTGTTGAGGGTCCCGAGGCGCGAGGCGTTGGGATTA
This is a stretch of genomic DNA from Terriglobia bacterium. It encodes these proteins:
- a CDS encoding fatty acid desaturase, with protein sequence MRGKEGVLFYLAAIHVLAVVGLILYPIPSIPIFLTALAFNLLGGLGTTVCNHRYLAHRTLKLNKGVEHFFIFWTVFNGSGSPAHWAANHRLHHAKADSMDDVSSPTHGGFWWAHLRWLYQTSPADMKRWAPDLNKPEYNFWERAETIIVGLAMVGGLAFGWKAFFWVGAIRLVYSLHLQCFVNSITHMGEADERGETAKNLWWLGPLQLSAWGENWHGNHHRYANSARLGLKWWQVDVGWYVIWTMEKIGLAHGVKCAKAG
- a CDS encoding type II toxin-antitoxin system PemK/MazF family toxin — protein: MVKVSQGDVWWAGLRKPAGSGPGLKHPVIVVQGDSINRSNIATVICVPLTSNLAWASAPGNVFLKSRFTGLPKDSVANVSQLISVDRALLTERTGNLPKTKLELILSGIDIILGG